The following DNA comes from Triplophysa dalaica isolate WHDGS20190420 chromosome 10, ASM1584641v1, whole genome shotgun sequence.
tgagcccctaaTGTCTAATgtgccacctggcttgagaaacccgttctcatagacttacttttagtcattatttgggtagcacacatattctgaatgccttcggcagaattcaaatgagccattttaatttagattaatctagattaaaaaaattaatctatgcccaccactatatACAAGACTTGATGTATTAACCGTGTGAATATCAGACTCAAGTCACTTTATAAACTATATGAACTGATATGGGAATTTTGacgttattttgtgtttatatgtccgTTTCAGAGTAAGAAGGCGTGAAACAGAACTCACTTTAACATTAAgtaatttcagaaaatgtatGAAGAAGATTACAGCAGAATTCAAGTAATATAAATACAACACTTCATATCCTAACTTGTCATTTTCATCACATTAACTTGAGCTTTACTTACCCCTGACATTAACTTTCAACTGAATATCATCCACAGTAGATGAAGCACCTGCTCTCACATCACCAGTCTCCGTTTCATTCTCTAGAGAAACACAATTCTCCCAAAACTTCTGCTTCTTGACTCTCTTCATAGCACatagaagagaaaaacacagttcATATCCAAACACTTCATAACCTCCACtggattttttataaatcataacaaTTTTTTCACCCTTCATTTTTgtccttgttttttatttttttattttcctctgaAGTTTAAAAGATACAAGCTTTCAGTCTGAGAGTGATGATGTTCTGACCGTATCGAGAGTTTAGTgcttacttttaaaacattaatatcatAACAATTATGCTCAATTAATTGTGAGAAGCATTAATGGTTATCAGGATTAAAATACGATCAACAGTGCAGCCcaagatcaaactaaatactctttgaagatataaagtatttaatactactcaagattaatatcaGGAAAggataaacaaagaaaattgaAGGTACGAGATATGTCAATAGACCTGAGAGTTTTACCTGTGACAATAACACTGAATTGATAGTATGATGGTCCTCCACCGATGATGAACTGAAGGAATGATTTCAGTCGACTGCTGCTgctgatctttactttatacagTCCAGCGTCttctgttctgatgtttgtgatgatgagagatccagtctgatcatccaccTGCAGTCTGTCTCTGAGTCTCTGTTCATCAGTAAAGAGCTTGTTGTTCATACTGAATATGACTATCACTTTATCTCTAAAGCTCCACTCGATCACATCATCAGACTGGAGTTCAGTGACATCAGACTCAAGAGTGACAGAACTCTCGTTCTCAATCACTGTCTTTTCTTTAACTGTAACAGGAGCACAtagaagagagaaacacaagagaaagaaatatgaaCATTATAATCCAGTGAACAGGTAAAGATCAGGTCTAGTGCCATATTAACATCTTCATATTTATACaatgaatatatataatttcttaTTATAGTATCAGCTGAAGATGAAACTCACCCATTTGTTTCTGACGTTCATAATTAATGTGgcgaaacacaaacacaacaacaacaacacacagcaGGACACCAAACACTATTCCAACAACACCTCCTGAAGATAGACCTCCATCTGTAATGATAGAGAGAAAGACTCAAgatcacatcaaacacacacatattcctGTCAGTTTAAGACAAACACAAGAAATGTCTTTTCTCAAAGTTTGTAAGGAATAGTTTACTTTCTACCATGTTTTAGAGTCTTGATCTTGAAACTTTGTTCTTTCTTGGGTGTGCCGGATGAAAGACCTTAGGAGTCATTTACAAGagacaaacttttgaaaacgggtctcaaagtgcaagtttttgaaTACAATGGTGTGTAAGCGCTATTAGCTTAAAACAGGGTATGCGTATGCGCACATACAcactacattacatttaatcatttagtagatgctcttatccaaagcgacttacaagttgggtaaacactGTAAGCAATTGGGagaacattaggacaacaaaaagcaaaagtgCAATGAAACAAGAGTAGAAAGAGATAGTGATCAGGAATGATTGGTCAGATGCGGACGAAAGAGATTTTCAGGCGATTCTTTaaggggtcatttgacacaTGGCTAAAACTAATAGTATTGTTTGcttaagatgtaatgcaatctgtatacaagatttaaggtattttccacataccgtgcatgtttgtgtctcctctctgaaatgcactgatattttaaaaagctcatcgctctgtaaagcgaggtgtgctatgattggccagttcgcCAGTACGTAGTGATTGGTAGAATAGTGCATacggaaatgtaacgtctcttaccatatttggaccATCAGGTTCCAGAGCAACTGTACTGACAggaacttacatttttgcaattttacgtgtctaatagtTACATGCGCAACTTATAACATaccaaagacaaataaaaacacgtatttcctgCAAATCAGCCCTTTAAGATGTTGTTCGTTTGTAGAGcatagggatctggcgggtacacaAGTCTGCATTAGCTTATGAAGAGaagggggtgccgaaccagtggtggtcttgtagtcaaggagcagagtcttgaatttcctggcctacaagaccaccactggttcagcacccccttatcttacctcgctaatgcagacatatatACCTCCCAGATCCAtatgctctgcaaacgaacaacgtcttgtggtgccatcccaaaaaggtaaaaatctCTCAcataccttctctggatcggttccacctatgtggaatgatctgcccgctgctacaagatctgcagattctgtagccatctttaagaaacgtctgaaaacacagctCATCCCTCAACATCttactgatcagttctgacttcttctctactcttttttaaaaaataaataaataatcatcaATAAATCTAACTTTGccctgtatactgtgttaggttatatgaggccagtcttctttttttggtTGCACTTATGGTTGTtctccttatgctgtcccaattatatccattgcctaccccacctgtaagtcgctttggataaaagagtctgctaaatgactaaatgtaaatttgatgcGAGCGGCTATAGGGAGACAATGTAACTTAATAAAGAGAGgggtgacgtgtgctctcttcggttcattaaataCCACTCTTGCCattgcattctggatcatctttCGAGGTTTTGTTGCGCAAACAGGAAGTCCAGCTAGTAGACCATtacaatagtccagtctggacagtaCAAGAGTCTGGACTAGGACTTGTGTTGCATGCTCAGATAGGAAAgttctaattttcctgatattgtaaagGATGAATCTTCAGGACCAAGTGTTGCTGGCAACCTGATCTGTGAAGgtaagctgatcatcgatcaccactcccaggtttttGAATGGATAAATTGTGATGGCTCTCAGGGTCGGATGGGATTAggagcagttctgtttttgcaaggttcagctgcaggtgatggtccttcatccagagagaaatgtcactcaggcatgctgagatgcgtgcagaaacaaaaaaaagggGTGAAAAGCGGGAAACAAGGAATATACAGGACAAATAACaggaagaaaaaaatgcaagtGGAATAGCTGCAAAAATAACTTAAAGAGTATGTAGCacgagatcatgaaaattacatttcatgcagtgtgttatgctGCCGCAGTGGAGTGTAGAGCAGATCCTGCCTGTACGCAGAaaagattcccagcatgctttgcgcccGACTGCATTAAgagagtacattttttaaaatatgattattttatatgtttttagtaaagttaaagacttgatagtgtttaatgttcacttctcttagatatttagaagagtttgacatattttttcagtttcgtggttaccactgtttagaagataGGTGCATGTGATAAGGGTCTGCGAACCTTGTGTATATTCTACCAATGAAATTCTGTGCATTCAATTCTGAGATTAGTCTCCTCTTTCtaattttgtgttgcacaagtcaatgtgtttgatttgtgcatttttagaataatatttatgtgaaatacAGAATTTAATTCAGTGAACTTAAAACTCCAATgatggataaattaaatatttaaacagtagtaaaatttaatttaggtataaagtaatcaaaatttagtattgcaaacttgtccgggtttacagtgcaataaatccaatggaaattcTTAAGTTGATAGCAGAGATGGGAACATGTCACATATggccaagtccaagcaagtctcaagtcttaactatcaagtctcgagtcaagtttcgagtcacagtttagacaaatcaagcaagtcaagtcaagtcaagggttcaccctaagcaagtcaagtcaagtcctgataagtttcaagtcaagtcaagtcaagtcgcagtactaaaataaacagaggtaaattttttagatacatgtttatttttgcacagaaaagatgaacttatatacatacattatgtatcttattcacattgctatatatgaattatatgcatatctgtgcaacattaatatctgaaaataaaagtgttgcttacacaaaagaaatccagtctgaaatctataataaaatctaattcaatttaattgcaacgtctacacagaaatggaaatacttgtatctgagagaatgcatttatacaggctatgaagcttataaactaagaattgtgattgaaaacttgactattgtatgttttaagtatatgatgctgtaatacttgtgctgtccattaaagtgcacagtaggcctatagggaatttgcatctattgatgggaatcccggatcattttattgacttcggtattgaatcttgtttatcaaaatgaacgaatctttttcatttcggtagaatataaataaaatgtatgttaatatagcccagtgatgaagttatgatgcttaatcgtcatctctgcggtggacacgcagtatgcacgtttcatacgtaatatataatctgagaatatttgttttctatttgaactggtttcattattttacagcacaaaacgttttcctgttattgtgagtataaaaaatttttagacatttaacagattcgaactatgaaattattctcgtcagtatgaccgaaaagtttttaaagagtttttttaagttcaagtgatgtcaccggcgcgtccatgttagccagtcatgcagtatataagagagctgctattcagtttccacacgcagtccacacaaacacttgaacatgcgcacatttaatatagacattcgcctacatgtaatacagagaagcccttctttattttaagatgattttaatgttttaagaacataacaattcgggctacgcctttatagccagattccccaattcatcaccttatgagatgagatgtaggcctaccagtgatgatcgattatcacttttctaatgataaaaaacaaccaaagcaaaattatgacaaacagaaacgattaattcattatattagtaatcgttttattacactgactataaagaaattactttgtaatctttccttgtggttcttataatgtcggatgaaattcgacgttgtggttgtcgcgtcagaaatcctcgcgttgcatgctctgcatctggcaaatcttttttatttttcacggtccagttcaaagtccttatagccaaacgtgactatctgtggagctcgactgttgtccgccgttgtaacggccacaactgtttcaagccgccaggcgcatgcgcagtttcctctctatcgtaactgctctacagtaattggcCGTTACAccttgtttggcgcggtttgagttgagcagctttaaagggacaggcgctgtagtgctgccgagtcacaataattattttaggtaatttcattactttacaaagttcaagtcattgtcgagtcttccatttaaagtcaagtcaagtctcaagtcacctgctctcaagtcaaagtcaagtcaagtcattttcttacttctgtcaagcaagtcgcaagtcctgaaaattgtgactcgagtcagactcgagtcaagtcatgtgactcgagtcccccacctctggtTGATAGTAATAGTTAATTCTGAGTACTCCACATTAAGTCAAGAGTACATCTGaactcattttttttgttacttgaactcaacaatgccatttcactttacttagttttttaaaggcaatcggtttgcatgctttttttaagtaagatcaactaatTAGATTTTAGTGCACAACTGATATTAATATGAGAGAACTGAGATACTCACCACTGACAGAAACACTGAATGTCTTGTATTTTGTGTCTCTATTGCTGCTGATCTTTAGTCtataaagtccagtgtctgtggttttagtgtttgtgatgatgagagatccagtgtgaggatccagcttcagtctgtttCTGAATCTCCCATCAGCATCATATATTGAGCTCTTATTGTCTTCTTTATCATGTTTAGCTATGAGAACACCAtcatctccaaacctccacagtatcagatcatctctctgtgtttggacatcagtgtgtagagtcacAGAATCTCCCTCAGTCACTGACTTCACATCACCAGCACTGATAACACTTGGAGCAACTACAAGATGGACAGAGATCAGCGTGAGATCATCTTAACATTACTATTGAATGGACACATCAACaccaaattatgtaaaattccAATATTTGtcttgttgacaaaatgtttataagctctcctacttgtaggtgctttggataaaaacgtctgccaaatgaatacatgtagATAAAATCATCTTCATAGTACTTACAGTACCTGTGACATTAACTCTGAATCTCTTGTATGTTGTTGTAGCTCTGCTGATCTGTACTTCATAGGGTCCAGAGTGTTTGATTctcatgtttgtgatggtgagatctccagtctgaatGTCTGCGTGCAGTCTGTCTTTGAATGGACCATTATAACTAATATTGTTATTAGCAATATCAACTAAAAGATCCCTGGATTCACCTTCTCCAAACCTCCACCGTATCACATCAGATGTCTGTATGACAGTGAGATCAGTGTGTagtgtgacagaatctccctccatcactgacttcacttcatctgcatcaacactaaacacacctgaacaacacaaacacaaacagtagTTCAGACATTAAATCTGTTAGTACACACATCTCATCATTAAGTCTTATCAAATATTACTAAATAAAGAATCAATTCTTCAAAAGCGATAACACATAACATACGTTTAATCAGTCGCTTCTGTTTTTAGGAAGATAATGAAGGTAAATGGGATTGGAGTTGTGGCGCTGGTGACGTCACATACTGATTAGCATACTTCACTTGTGACGTAATCATGTCGTGTTTGTGTTTGGACTACAGCGCCCTCTAGTTTTCGTATTTGGTTGCATTTAACCGTAAATCATTGAGAAACTGTGCGTAAGAATTCCACGATTAATCGTCCCATCATTAGTAGTTTACACAGCCGCAGATTCATAATAATCGAGCTTTAAGCTAGGTTTAAACATGACGCGTCTGCATGAGCATGCCGTGGCCTCATTTCGTGTGGCGGTGtgcacaacttttttttaaacgtggCAACACAACCAAAAACGAACAAGGGGGACACGAGTCTGGCCCAAAGACTGTATAAAATAGGGCCATAGGTTTGTGAAGGGCAGTTTTGAAGCCTAAAGTGGGCGGAGCCAGTCATCACCCTCTTGAAAGTTCGTCACTTCTGGATAATCAAAAATGGATGAAGAGGCAGAGGGTGAATGTAGCTGAGGCTAGTAGTGGTCATAGGGTGCTTCTCAATTCTTATTTGTTCATCCTCGTTTCCTTTCCTCACGTATGAGCTCCACCCCTTCAGGATGAGAGGGAAGGGCGCAAGGAAAAGACGCGAGGACGGAGGAATTAAAACTAGTGAAATGTTATATCATCACTACCTATAATGTCACTTCAAAGCATCATCAATTATATATGACTGAAAACATGACAcatagaaaatattaaatatgaaatacttGACAGATGTCTTAATCTGACTACAATAAAATaagttgaaaaaatgtattaaattatacTGTCTGAAGTAGGtctacatttacaataatataaagCTCAATTATCACATTTATGAGTGTTTGAATATGATCTAAATTTAAGAGGGCTGAGCTCCATCGGTTTCCGTGTCATAGACAGAGGAGTGAGAAGGCATATTGAGAAGCACCCATAGACTCAATTTGACACAAACTTAATAATGCAGAATCACAAAGATCCCCAAAAATcgttcaaaaaacatatttgcacACTTCAAGACAAAGTACTTATTAATATGAACCTTTTTCTTTAGGTACGGGAGGATTTCTTGTATGGAAGGGAATTCCTGccaaattgaaataaatgaacaaaacgaTAAAAGTGAAAACGAAATCAACAATTTTACGAAACATAACTGTGTCGCCAATATGTGCCAAAACAATACTTTGTCCctgtcaaattaaaaaaaggaaatgcaaTTGgtgatttgacatttattttcactaAAATCTCAAAGTAAactttttacaaattattttgttaattctCACGCAATAATTCAGTTAAGAATTTAGATTTTATCTTTGCTTTTATTTCTCaattttcgttttcattttcaaagtcaTTCAAATAACACGTTTATCAGTTGGTTTGGTTGTGTGACTGCATTAATGGGAACGTCAACAAAAACGTAATGATTGCTATTGACTTTTGCTTTGCACAGTAAACGGAAAAAGTTGCTGTGTAGTTAGTGTATTGCATTCCTGATAAAAAAACCTGATCTACAGTTTAGGACCTACATATTCAACTATAGTTTTTGGTGGCTCTGACAAATATGCAACCAACACTTTCAAAATTATGCACCACTTATTTCAAACagctcttttatttaaaataattaatcaaGGCAAAAGaagtgccctgcgatgggttggcactccatccagggtgtatcctgccttgatgcgcGATGAcccctgagataggcgcaggctccccgtgacccgaggtagttcggataagcggtagaaaatggatggatagaaggcaaaagaaaaaagggatttccaatttattttaattatgttattatatccaaaaattattttatattcacatgAATTTGTATGTACAAATACTGCAACTTCTCTCACCTAAAGTAAACTACAGTATGTATTCATACACTCATTCAGTTTATAATGTGAAAGTGTTGTTTAgattaaaacaaatcacttaCCGCACACGAGTAATAAAGACACAATCATGTTCTTCATCATGTACCTCTGTGGCACAAAGCCTGACTAACACCACAAGACTCTGCAATACTTGATGC
Coding sequences within:
- the LOC130430293 gene encoding uncharacterized protein LOC130430293, with protein sequence MMKNMIVSLLLVCGVFSVDADEVKSVMEGDSVTLHTDLTVIQTSDVIRWRFGEGESRDLLVDIANNNISYNGPFKDRLHADIQTGDLTITNMRIKHSGPYEVQISRATTTYKRFRVNVTVAPSVISAGDVKSVTEGDSVTLHTDVQTQRDDLILWRFGDDGVLIAKHDKEDNKSSIYDADGRFRNRLKLDPHTGSLIITNTKTTDTGLYRLKISSNRDTKYKTFSVSVSVGRKACWESFLRTGRICSTLHCGSITHCMKSCLSDISLWMKDHHLQLNLAKTELLLIPSDPESHHNLSIQKPGSGDR